The proteins below are encoded in one region of Silene latifolia isolate original U9 population chromosome 2, ASM4854445v1, whole genome shotgun sequence:
- the LOC141628449 gene encoding stemmadenine O-acetyltransferase-like produces MENKLNLEIKIISKETIKPSTPTPLHLNTFKLSLIDQIFPAFHIPLLLFYNNTPPNTLPPQITTLKSSLSHTLSQFYPLAGRCIDDSTVSCNDEGIPFFETHVNSRLTEFLSSLKKLDSLTQFLPPREFLALGPRPISELVPLALQINVFACGGVVIGCYMLHKFLDTSSLGTFFQYWAAIATQRYDDVAHPVFDATVKAFPPSPSMERVIVPDLSGTNDPPTNSPRVVVLVKSFRLTKTSITNLKAMAVSGTLPNPTSFETVAGFIWESVVAAACIARAAARDPVPEMTVFSITINMRSRTNPPIPTQSMGNCITDVQAKAAKQGTLPELVAEIHETVSKTKSKIEKFQGVNGVEELREDRKEASRFVMEDNANVYQVSSWCKLGLNVADFGFGKPNWIIPTDGIVPVALRNFIFFTDYYDDLNEGIEVWLFLEEKEMQVLETNPRFLEFASPC; encoded by the coding sequence ATGGAAAACAAATTAAACTTAGAAATCAAAATAATCTCAAAAGAAACAATAAAACCATCAACTCCAACACCCTTACATCTCAACACATTCAAACTCTCTTTAATTGATCAAATATTCCCTGCCTTTCACATTCCCCTGCTTCTCTTCTACAATAATACACCACCAAACACACTTCCTCCCCAAATCACTACCCTTAAATCTTCCCTTTCACACACTCTCTCCCAATTCTACCCTCTAGCCGGTCGTTGCATCGACGACTCCACCGTCTCTTGCAACGACGAAGGCATACCCTTTTTCGAAACCCACGTCAATTCCCGTCTCACAGAATTCCTTAGCTCGTTGAAAAAACTCGATTCTCTAACCCAATTCCTCCCGCCTCGAGAATTTCTCGCTCTTGGGCCTCGGCCCATATCCGAGCTGGTCCCACTTGCTTTACAAATCAATGTTTTCGCGTGTGGCGGAGTTGTTATTGGTTGTTACATGCTTCACAAGTTTCTCGACACGTCATCCTTGGGTACATTTTTCCAGTACTGGGCCGCTATAGCGACACAGAGATACGATGACGTGGCCCACCCGGTATTTGACGCGACTGTCAAGGCTTTTCCTCCTAGTCCTTCTATGGAGCGGGTCATAGTCCCGGACCTATCCGGTACTAACGACCCGCCCACGAATTCCCCTCGGGTCGTTGTACTAGTCAAGAGTTTCCGACTCACTAAAACTTCTATAACCAATCTTAAGGCAATGGCCGTAAGTGGGACCCTCCCGAACCCAACATCATTTGAGACCGTGGCAGGGTTCATCTGGGAGAGTGTCGTTGCTGCCGCTTGCATTGCACGTGCGGCAGCACGTGATCCGGTTCCAGAGATGACGGTTTTCTCAATAACTATCAACATGAGATCGCGAACCAACCCGCCGATTCCTACACAATCAATGGGTAACTGCATAACTGACGTGCAAGCCAAGGCAGCGAAACAAGGAACATTGCCAGAGCTTGTTGCGGAAATACATGAAACCGTTTCGAAAACAAAGTCGAAAATCGAGAAGTTTCAAGGGGTAAATGGAGTAGAGGAGTTACGTGAAGATAGGAAGGAAGCGTCACGATTTGTGATGGAGGATAATGCAAATGTGTACCAGGTTAGTAGTTGGTGTAAGCTTGGGTTGAATGTTGCCGATTTCGGGTTTGGGAAACCGAATTGGATCATACCAACTGATGGGATAGTTCCGGTAGCGTTACGGAATTTTATTTTCTTTACTGATTATTATGATGATTTAAATGAAGGAATTGAAGTATGGTTGTTTTTGGAGGAGAAAGAGATGCAAGTCTTAGAGACTAATCCACGGTTCCTCGAATTTGCTTCGCCTTGTTAA
- the LOC141628455 gene encoding vinorine synthase-like — protein MEDTMKIEIKIISKEIIKPSSPTPSHLKTLKLSLFDQLFPVFHLPILLFYNAPSKTPPLQITNLKSSLSYTLSHFYPLAGRCIDEDTVSCNDEGIPFIETHVNSPLTEFLASSHKLDFLSELLPPREILSSGSPLISDMVPLAFQINVFACGGIVIGCFMFHKLLDILSLGTFFHYWAATAAQQFHNVVDPTFDLIVKGFPPLSSLDRVKVMEPLKDTIAKFRPISVLVKSFRFTKTAINDLKIMAATEAHPNPTTFETLTGFIWESVIAAAIIARTAANEPVSETTAVVMSINIRTRTNPPLPRNSMGNCVADMISNATIQGRLPELVAEIHSTILKGKSRIEVVYQDVNGVEEILKDRRSAEKAFCQDNPSVYHVSSWCKLGLSEADFGFGKPMWIVPTYNGKLPMFRNYIFLTDYYDDLNGDGIEAWLFLEEKEMQVLETNPRFLQFASPY, from the coding sequence ATGGAAGACACAATGAAGATAGAAATCAAGATAATCTCTAAAGAAATCATAAAACCATCGTCTCCAACACCCTCACATCTAAAAACCTTAAAACTCTCGCTATTTGACCAACTATTTCCCGTCTTCCATCTTCCCATCCTTCTCTTCTACAATGCACCATCTAAAACACCACCTCTCCAAATCACCAACCTTAAATCTTCCCTCTCTTACACACTCTCCCACTTTTACCCTCTCGCGGGTCGGTGTATCGACGAGGACACCGTCTCTTGCAACGATGAAGGCATACCCTTCATCGAAACCCACGTCAATTCCCCTCTCACGGAATTCCTTGCCTCGTCTCACAAACTCGACTTCCTATCCGAATTGCTCCCACCTCGAGAAATCTTATCTTCCGGGTCCCCACTTATCTCGGACATGGTCCCACTTGCATTCCAAATCAATGTTTTCGCTTGTGGCGGAATTGTCATTGGTTGCTTCATGTTTCATAAGCTTCTTGATATATTATCCTTGGGTACCTTCTTCCACTACTGGGCCGCCACAGCGGCCCAGCAATTCCATAACGTGGTGGACCCGACTTTTGACTTGATTGTCAAGGGTTTTCCTCCTTTGTCTTCACTGGATCGGGTCAAAGTCATGGAACCACTTAAGGATACAATCGCAAAATTCCGTCCCATCTCAGTATTAGTCAAAAGTTTCCGATTCACTAAAACGGCAATAAACGACCTCAAAATAATGGCCGCGACTGAAGCACACCCGAACCCGACCACATTTGAGACACTCACCGGGTTCATCTGGGAGAGTGTCATTGCTGCTGCTATCATTGCGCGAACAGCAGCAAACGAGCCGGTTTCAGAGACGACAGCTGTGGTTATGAGCATTAACATCAGGACGCGAACCAACCCGCCACTTCCTAGGAACTCAATGGGGAATTGTGTAGCTGATATGATAAGCAATGCAACGATACAAGGGAGATTACCAGAGCTGGTTGCGGAAATCCATAGTACCATTTTGAAGGGAAAATCGAGAATCGAAGTAGTGTATCAAGACGTAAATGGAGTAGAGGAGATACTTAAAGATCGAAGGAGTGCGGAAAAAGCGTTTTGCCAAGATAATCCGAGTGTGTACCATGTTAGTAGTTGGTGTAAGCTTGGATTGAGTGAGGCGGATTTTGGGTTTGGGAAACCGATGTGGATCGTCCCAACATATAATGGAAAACTTCCGATGTTTAGGAATTACATCTTTTTGACTGATTATTATGATGATTTAAATGGTGATGGAATTGAAGCGTGGTTGTTCTTGGAGGAGAAAGAGATGCAAGTGTTGGAGACTAATCCACGGTTCCTTCAATTTGCCTCCCCTTATTAA
- the LOC141634195 gene encoding stemmadenine O-acetyltransferase-like codes for MEDKMKLEIKLISREFIKPSIPTPLHHKNIKLSLIDQLFPAYHTPLLLYYNAPLNTTLRRLETTTLKSSLSRTLSQFYRLAGRCIDDSTVSCNDEGVPFIETHVNSTLIEFLTSLHKPDFLSQLLPPRGQLISELVPLAFQINVFACGGIVIGCFMFHKLLDLSSLATFFRYWAALAAQRDLDIVDPSFDPIFKAFPPFPSMDPVIVVDPPAESPSVDVLAKSFRFTKTAINDLKAMAATEAYPNPTSFETITAFVWENVVAAANIAHEQVQETTVVSMTINMRPRTNPPLPRDSMGNCVFDMQTKATRQGTTFQELVWEIHGSVSEAKSIVEKFQGVNGAEMIREYRMVAKQIDKECHPNVYRVTSWCKLGLNDADFGFGKLNLMIPIAGKVPKRLRNKIAFTDYEDDLNGQGIEMWLFLEEKEMQVLLTNPRFLEFASPS; via the coding sequence ATGGAAGACAAAATGAAGTTAGAAATCAAGTTAATATCAAGAGAATTCATAAAACCATCAATTCCAACCCCTTTGCATCACAAAAACATCAAACTTTCTCTAATTGATCAATTATTCCCTGCCTACCACACTCCCCTGCTTCTCTACTACAATGCACCACTAAACACCACACTACGTCGTCTCGAAACCACAACCCTTAAATCTTCCCTCTCTCGTACACTCTCCCAATTCTATCGTCTCGCTGGTCGATGCATTGACGACTCCACCGTCTCCTGCAACGATGAAGGTGTTCCCTTTATCGAAACCCATGTGAATTCCACTCTCATCGAATTCCTCACCTCGCTCCACAAACCCGACTTCCTATCCCAATTGCTACCACCGAGAGGCCAACTCATCTCGGAGCTGGTCCCACTTGCATTTCAAATCAATGTTTTCGCCTGTGGCGGGATTGTCATTGGTTGTTTCATGTTTCACAAGCTTCTTGACTTGTCATCCTTGGCCACCTTCTTCCGGTACTGGGCAGCCTTAGCGGCCCAGCGAGACCTCGATATAGTTGACCCAAGCTTTGACCCGATTTTCAAGGCTTTTCCTCCTTTCCCTTCAATGGATCCGGTCATAGTCGTCGATCCACCTGCGGAATCCCCGTCCGTCGATGTATTGGCAAAGAGTTTCCGGTTCACTAAAACGGCTATAAACGACCTTAAGGCCATGGCCGCGACTGAGGCCTACCCGAACCCCACGTCATTTGAAACCATCACCGCGTTTGTGTGGGAGAATGTCGTTGCTGCCGCGAACATTGCACACGAGCAGGTTCAAGAGACGACAGTAGTCTCAATGACCATTAACATGAGGCCGCGAACCAACCCGCCACTTCCTAGAGACTCAATGGGAAATTGCGTGTTTGACATGCAAACTAAGGCAACGAGACAAGGGACGACGTTCCAAGAGCTTGTTTGGGAAATCCATGGATCCGTTTCGGAAGCCAAATCTATAGTTGAAAAGTTTCAAGGAGTAAATGGAGCAGAAATGATACGTGAATATCGGATGGTCGCAAAGCAAATTGATAAAGAATGTCATCCGAATGTGTACCGCGTTACTAGTTGGTGTAAGCTTGGATTGAATGACGCCGATTTCGGGTTTGGGAAACTGAATTTGATGATACCAATTGCTGGCAAAGTTCCAAAGAGACTTAGGAATAAAATCGCCTTTACTGATTATGAAGATGATTTAAATGGTCAAGGAATTGAAATGTGGCTGTTCTTGGAGGAGAAAGAGATGCAAGTCTTACTGACTAATCCAAGGTTCCTTGAATTTGCTTCACCTAGTTAA
- the LOC141634213 gene encoding uncharacterized protein LOC141634213, protein MSGKNDNDVLWLLDSGATHHMTGSRHLLKDVCKIKPCPVTLPNGKSSQAVEEGKVELGGKIVLNNVLFVPEFECNLISVYQLSTDLDCTVQFTKSSCVIQDRASKTKIGTFDQRGRLYLLRGSTTCACGSQKRDDEVGMWHRRLGHPSKKIVQISVSCSDSLLFRNVGENDVVYDNVVYDEEILLGDVLLRRSTDEPDVGRPSGDESLTQGGVPGPDGGDVNETTQEPESGSGDAGSSHGGADEVEGELGRGKRPHVPWSRYDESEYVTGAARVVEPVEGHDRPSCSNVSSSSGMPYPLAHYVKYDQFSVLHRCFLTNLDDNVEPKSFREAVRSEKWRQAVQAEVDALVRNGTWEIVDSPSGKKVIGNKWVYKVKLRADGSVERYKARLVILGNKQEAGIDYYETFAPTAKMGTVRVFLALAAAGRWELHQMDAPRCWFAKLSAALVAFGFVQCLSDYSLFCYAKGDDVVYILVYVDDLVIGGNDNSLIVRVKEYLNTCFHMKDLGALKYFLGIEVARNSTGIFVCQ, encoded by the exons ATGTCTGGTAAAAATGATAATGATGTACTTTGGCTATTAGATTCGGGTGCTACCCATCATATGACAGGTAGTAGGCATTTATTGAAGGATGTTTGTAAAATTAAGCCATGTCCGGTGACTTTACCGAATGGGAAATCGTCACAGGCCGTTGAAGAAGGAAAAGTCGAATTAGGAGGCAAAATTGTTTTGAATAATGTGCTCTTTGTTCCCGAGTTTGAGTGTAATCTTATTTCGGTTTATCAGTTAAGCACCGATCTTGACTGTACTGTTCAGTTTACTAAATCATCTTGTGTTATACAGGACCGCGCATCGAAGACGAAGATTGGTACGTTTGACCAACGCGGCCGGTTGTATCTGCTTCGTGGTTCAACAACATGTGCGTGTGGGTCACAGAAGCGGGATGATGAGGTTGGTATGTGGCACCGTAGATTGGGTCATCCTTCCAAGAAAATAGTGCA AATTTCCGTTTCGTGCTCTGATTCCTTGTTGTTTCGAAATGTTGGAGAGAATGATGTGGTGTATGATAATGTGGTGTATGATGAGGAAATATTGTTGGGTGATGTGCTGCTAAGAAGGTCGACTGATGAACCCGATGTTGGTAGGCCCTCGGGTGACGAGTCACTGACTCAAGGGGGGGTGCCTGGTCCAGATGGAGGTGACGTGAATGAGACCACGCAGGAACCCGAGAGTGGTAGTGGTGACGCGGGTTCGAGTCATGGTGGTGCGGACGAAGTTGAGGGTGAATTAGGTCGGGGCAAGCGGCCTCATGTTCCATGGTCGAGATATGATGAGAGTGAGTACGTTACAGGTGCAGCACGTGTTGTTGAACCCGTTGAAGGTCATGATCGCCCGTCTTGCTCGAATGTCTCATCTTCGTCAGGTATGCCTTATCCTTTAGCACATTATGTAAAGTATGATCAGTTTTCAGTTTTGCATCGTTGTTTTCTGACTAACCTTGATGATAATGTCGAGCCCAAGTCTTTTCGTGAAGCAGTGAGGAGTGAAAAGTGGCGTCAGGCTGTGCAGGCCGAGGTGGATGCTCTGGTTCGGAACGGCACGTGGGAGATTGTTGACTCTCCTTCTGGTAAGAAAGTAATTGGTAATAAATGGGTGTATAAGGTGAAATTACGTGCTGATGGTTCCGTTGAGAGATATAAAGCGCGTTTGGTTATCCTTGGTAACAAACAGGAAGCTGGGATTGATTATTATGAAACTTTTGCTCCTACTGCTAAGATGGGGACAGTTCGTGTTTTTTTAGCTCTTGCAGCTGCTGGTCGTTGGGAGTTGCATCAGATGGAT GCTCCGCGCTGTTGGTTTGCTAAGTTATCCGCTGCTCTTGTCGCGTTTGGATTTGTGCAATGTTTATCCGATTATTCGTTATTTTGCTATGCTAAAGGTGATGATGTTGTTTACATTCTGGTGTATGTTGATGATTTGGTCATTGGTGGTAATGATAATTCTCTTATTGTCCGGGTAAAAGAATATTTGAATACGTGTTTTCATATGAAGGATCTTGGAGCCCTGAAGTATTTCTTAGGTATTGAGGTTGCCCGGAATTCGACTGGTATTTTTGTGTGTCAATGA
- the LOC141634225 gene encoding vinorine synthase-like: MKLAIKIISRETIRPSSATPLHLKTFKLSLIDQLFPAIQIPLLLFYNAPSNTPPLQITTLKSSLSDTLSQFYPLASRCIDEDTVSCNDEGIPFIETHVNSRLTELLASSHKLDFLIQLLPPRDILCPGARVISGMVPLAFQINVFACGGVVIGCFLLHKLLDTSSFGTFFQYWAAMTAQRYHDVVEPAFDPISKAFPSCPKINQVKAVEPRKEPLAQSRPVVVLVKSFRFTKTAINDLKVKAASEVHPNPTTFETVTGFVWESILAAGCNARETTGLSISINMRPQTTPPIPRNLMGNCVTDVLGNATGQETFPELVGDIHSVKNRMKVIFALMNYMNTIDGYIYN; this comes from the coding sequence ATGAAGTTAGCAATCAAAATAATATCAAGAGAAACCATAAGACCATCATCTGCAACACCTTTGCATCTTAAAACATTCAAACTATCATTAATTGACCAACTATTTCCTGCCATTCAAATTCCCCTGCTTCTCTTCTACAACGCACCATCAAACACACCACCTCTTCAAATCACTACCCTTAAATCCTCCCTTTCTGACACCCTCTCCCAATTCTACCCACTCGCAAGTCGGTGTATCGATGAGGACACTGTCTCTTGCAACGATGAAGGCATACCCTTCATCGAAACCCACGTGAATTCCCGTCTCACGGAACTCCTTGCCTCGTCTCACAAACTCGACTTCCTAATCCAATTGTTACCACCTCGAGATATcttgtgtcccggagctcgagttatTTCTGGTATGGTCCCACTTGCATTCCAAATCAATGTTTTCGCATGCGGCGGAGTTGTCATTGGTTGCTTTCTGCTCCATAAGCTTCTTGACACGTCATCTTTTGGGACCTTCTTCCAGTATTGGGCCGCCATGACGGCCCAGCGATATCATGATGTGGTGGAACCCGCTTTTGACCCGATTTCCAAGGCTTTTCCTTCTTGTCCTAAAATAAATCAGGTTAAAGCTGTGGAGCCACGTAAGGAGCCACTTGCCCAATCCCGTCCCGTGGTTGTATTGGTTAAAAGTTTCCGATTCACTAAAACGGCTATAAATGACCTTAAGGTCAAGGCCGCGAGTGAGGTACACCCGAACCCGACAACATTTGAGACCGTCACAGGGTTTGTCTGGGAGAGTATCCTTGCTGCCGGGTGCAATGCACGTGAGACGACGGGTCTGTCAATAAGCATAAACATGAGGCCGCAAACCACTCCGCCAATTCCTAGGAACTTAATGGGGAATTGCGTAACTGACGTGTTAGGCAATGCAACGGGACAAGAGACATTCCCAGAGCTTGTAGGGGATATCCATAGTGTAAAGAATAGGATGAAAGTAATATTTGCATTGATGAATTATATGAATACAATCGATGGGTATATATACAATTAG